In one Chitinophaga sancti genomic region, the following are encoded:
- a CDS encoding nicotinate-nucleotide adenylyltransferase, whose protein sequence is MKYIKFMLVAIALMLTNFLSSSAQTTAAPGGPSVNLQATSYKFIKTVNGKEEAQPVQPLTITSAAYDLKTAVNYYEDEYDSYFVSFAIPEGQTLAAYDKSGKLIRTAERYELELLPTSLTAAVAKKYPGWTICKDVYLITYIKDRDNESKYRLVLENGTKRIKVKANDNGDLF, encoded by the coding sequence ATGAAATACATAAAATTCATGCTTGTAGCCATCGCTCTGATGCTGACCAATTTCCTTTCATCATCCGCACAAACTACTGCTGCTCCTGGCGGACCATCTGTCAACTTACAGGCAACCAGTTATAAGTTTATCAAAACAGTGAACGGAAAAGAAGAAGCACAGCCAGTACAGCCACTGACAATCACTTCTGCCGCATATGACCTAAAGACTGCTGTCAACTACTACGAAGATGAATATGATTCATACTTTGTTTCCTTTGCAATACCTGAAGGTCAGACACTGGCTGCTTACGATAAAAGCGGAAAACTGATCCGTACAGCGGAAAGATATGAACTCGAATTATTACCTACATCTCTAACAGCTGCAGTAGCAAAAAAATACCCGGGTTGGACCATTTGCAAAGATGTATACCTGATTACGTACATCAAAGACAGAGACAATGAGTCTAAATACAGACTTGTCCTGGAAAATGGTACAAAACGGATCAAAGTAAAAGCCAACGATAACGGCGACCTATTTTAA